The following coding sequences lie in one Chelmon rostratus isolate fCheRos1 chromosome 2, fCheRos1.pri, whole genome shotgun sequence genomic window:
- the ogna gene encoding osteoglycin, paralog a, translating into MKALLFTCMLVPWLVAASARGSDQDSQLIPGSLHGREWNRYISDHFKSRRARRELPLADEPDDSPLSEGGDASDLPTCLLCVCLTGSVYCEEVSPDMTSVPTLPKETAYLYARFNKIKKISTKDFADIVTLKRIDLTGNLISEIEDGAFSKLTLLEELSLAENRLVKLPMLPAKLTSFNANNNLLKTRGVKANAFKKMTKLINLFLADNQLEAVPHIPDNVRILHLQNNNITEVSVDTFCRSNDTYYLRPSLSEVRLDGNPVVLSKYPDSFTCMKVLPVGRYR; encoded by the exons ATGAAGGCTCTCTTATTCACCTGTATGCTGGTGCCTTGGCTGGTAGCAGCCTCAGCCAGAGGGTCTGACCAAGACTCACAGCTGATACCGGGATCTCTACATGGCAGGGAGTGGAACAGATACATCAGCGACCATTTCAAATCAAGGAGGGCTAGG agggagctgcCTCTTGCTGATGAACCTGATGACAGCCCACTCTCAGAAGGAGGAGACGCCTCTG ACCTGCCCacctgcctgctgtgtgtgtgtctgactggtTCAGTGTACTGTGAGGAGGTCAGTCCGGACATGACCTCTGTCCCCACCCTGCCTAAAGAGACGGCCTACCTGTATGCCCGCTTCAACAAGATCAAAAAGATCAGCACCAAAGACTTTGCTGATATTG TGACTCTAAAGAGGATTGACCTGACGGGGAACCTGATCTCCGAGATTGAAGATGGGGCGTTCTCTAAGCTAACCCTGCTGGAGGAATTGTCTCTGGCGGAGAACAGACTGGTCAAACTTCCTATGCTCCCTGCCAAACTCACATCCTTCAACGCCAACAACAACCTCCTCAAAACCAGGGGTGTCAAAGCGAATGCTTTCAAG AAAATGACCAAGCTGATCAACCTGTTCCTGGCAGATAACCAGCTGGAGGCTGTTCCACACATCCCTGACAATGTTCGAATCTTACATCTACAG AACAACAATATTACAGAGGTCAGCGTCGACACCTTCTGCAGGTCCAATGACACCTACTACCTACGACCAAGCCTCAGTGAGGTCCGTTTGGACGGCAACCCGGTGGTGCTGTCTAAGTATCCAGATAGCTTCACCTGTATGAAGGTACTGCCTGTCGGACGGTACCGCTGA